One window of the Bacteroidota bacterium genome contains the following:
- a CDS encoding class II aldolase/adducin family protein, producing the protein MKFSINYNGSVPLRDRIVKEIVAELEVHGHVLTSMSNELNFIINLTTFDNPKAVLRKAQNEFVISISTLSNELDDQRSVCYGMLVKTLSNLLLCIKENGEHAPEIYCITPEVGYYHFSYSPGKIYESMLPVINARMMITNRLTANLPAAYCKTAVTEKLKHYGGVLDSLGVLPAPFPLTDLLSQENIDHLYRLFKIKGLSYGNLSAREDIPEIGTDTFWMTARGVDKAHLKGPGEDILLVTGYDPENGEIVVSVPAEHNPRMRVSVDAIEHTLIYQAFPEVGAILHVHAWMKDIPSTHQNFPCGTLNLAEDVVALLKTTDQPGRAVVGLKNHGLTITGPDLDDIFSRIEGKLFKEVPMIP; encoded by the coding sequence ATGAAATTTTCAATAAATTATAACGGTAGTGTTCCGCTGAGGGATCGGATCGTAAAGGAGATTGTGGCTGAACTGGAAGTTCATGGCCATGTTTTGACTTCCATGTCAAACGAACTGAATTTTATCATCAACCTGACCACTTTTGATAATCCCAAAGCGGTATTGCGCAAAGCACAGAACGAATTCGTCATTTCGATTTCAACACTATCGAATGAATTGGATGACCAGCGATCTGTCTGTTACGGCATGCTGGTTAAAACACTCTCCAACCTGCTGCTTTGCATCAAAGAAAACGGGGAACATGCTCCCGAAATATACTGCATAACACCAGAGGTCGGATATTATCATTTCTCTTATAGTCCGGGAAAGATATATGAGAGCATGTTACCTGTCATCAATGCAAGGATGATGATCACGAACAGGCTTACCGCAAATCTTCCGGCTGCATACTGCAAGACTGCGGTGACAGAAAAACTCAAACACTATGGAGGTGTGCTCGATTCTCTTGGCGTGCTGCCTGCCCCATTTCCATTGACCGATCTGCTAAGCCAGGAAAACATTGATCACCTGTACCGCCTTTTTAAGATAAAGGGACTGAGTTACGGGAATCTCAGCGCCAGAGAAGATATCCCCGAAATCGGAACAGACACCTTCTGGATGACTGCCCGTGGCGTGGATAAAGCTCATCTGAAAGGCCCGGGCGAGGATATCCTGCTGGTTACCGGGTATGACCCGGAGAATGGAGAGATCGTGGTAAGTGTTCCTGCGGAACATAACCCAAGAATGAGAGTATCGGTAGATGCTATTGAGCATACCCTCATTTACCAGGCATTTCCTGAAGTTGGAGCGATTTTGCATGTACATGCCTGGATGAAAGATATTCCCTCAACTCACCAGAATTTTCCCTGCGGCACGTTGAACCTTGCCGAAGATGTGGTGGCTTTGCTTAAAACAACTGACCAACCCGGCAGAGCGGTCGTGGGGCTGAAGAATCATGGCCTTACTATTACCGGGCCGGATCTGGATGATATATTTTCAAGGATCGAAGGTAAATTATTCAAGGAAGTTCCAATGATCCCATAG